Genomic window (Arcobacter aquimarinus):
AACCAATCTTTTCAATATTGTAAACTGATTTAGGAACAGGATAGAAATGATTTTGAGCAAAAATTCGAAATTTATCTTTATGATGAATAGTTAAAGCTGTTTCATATTTATCAAAACCTACATAATTTAGTTTTTCTGCTATTTCTGACAAAGAAAGATATGATCTATCGTTACAACCAGGAACTATAAAATTATATTTTTCTTTTTGAATATGTTTATATAAAATTTCAACTTGTGAATAATCTATTAAAAATGAATTATGTGCAATTTGATGTGCAGGATCATCAACTAATGAACCTACTACACTTAGATTGTAATTTTTAGACATAATAGATTTAAGAATTGGTAAAACACAAAAATTTGCATCGCATAAAAGTACTTTTTTCATAAATTATCCTTTATTATATCAATTATTTTTTCTTGCTCTTTTAAAGATAATTCTACAAAAACAGGTAGACAAAGTATTCTTTTAGAGATATCTCTTGATATTTTACACTCTTGTTTAGGCTCTATATATTCTAAAGTATCTAGTGATGGATAAAAATATCTTCTTGGAAATATTTGTTCAGAATTTAAAGCTTTTTGTATCTTTAAAAGCTCTTTTTCACTTTTAAATAATATTGGAAAATAACTATAATTTTCCGTTGCATTATTATTCTGTTCCTGAAATTGAACTAATCCTTTTAATTCTTTTTTATAGTTTTCTATCAAAGATTTTCGTTTATTTTTTATCTTTTCAATATCATCTAAAACACATAATCCCATTGCAGCTTCAAATTCATTCATTTTAGCATTTGTACCAAGATGAGGAATTTCTTCTTCATTTTTAATACCAAAATTTATAAGATATCTTGCCTTTTGAACAAGTTCATCATCATTAATAATCAATGCTCCTCCTTCTATAGTATGAAAAAGTTTTGTCGCATGAAAACTAAGAGTTGAAATATCTCCATAATTTAATATACTTTGTTCTTTATATTTTACATCAAAAGCATGAGCAGCATCATAAATAACTTTTAAATTATATTTACTAGCTATTTTATTTATTTTTTCAACGTTACAAGCATTTCCAAATACATGTACAGAAAGAATCGCTGAAGTATTTAAAGTGATAAGTTTCTCTATTTTTTTTGGATTTATATTAAATGTATTTTTTTCTATATCTGCAAATATAGGTAATAATTGATTAGTTACAAGAGAACTTGTAGTAGCAACAAAACTAAAAGGTGTTGTAATTACAAATCCTTTTAATCCAAGAGTTCGATAAGCTATTTCAAGAGCAACTGTACCATTTGAAACTAAAACTATATTTTTAACTCCAAGATATTCAGCAAGTCTTTTTTCAAGTTTCTGCACAAGTGTACCATTGTTTGTAACCCAACAATTTTCATAAATCTCATCTATATATTTTTTGTATTTTTCTTTATCCGGAAGATATGTTTTTGTTATATTTATCATTTACAAATCCCATATTTATTTAAATACCACTCAATAGTCTTAATTATTCCACTATCAAAGTTCTCATCTGCTTTCCAACCTAGTTCATTTTCTAGTTTACTCGCATCTATTGCATATCTTCTATCATGTCCGGCTCTATCTTCTACGAAAGTAATAAGACTTTTATATGAAAAATTAGGTTGTGGAACTTGTTGGTCTAATATAGTACAAATTCTATCAACTATTTGAAGATTTGTTCTTTCATTTCTTCCACCGATGTTATAAGTTTCTCCTTTTTTACCTTTATGGTAAACAAGGTCTATTCCTTTACAGTGATCTAATACATACAACCAATCTCTTATATTTTTCCCATCACCATAGATTGGAATAGGATTATTATTTAATGCATTTCTTATAATTGTTGGAATTAGTTTTTCATCATGTTGTTTTGGTCCATAGTTATTTGAGCAGTTTGTTATAACTGCGTTTAATCCAAATGTTTCTACATATGCTCTTATTATCATATCACTTGAAGCTTTACTAGCTGAGTATGGAGAGTTTGGAGCGTATGGAGTTTTTTCTGTAAATAGTTCATTTGGGTCTAGGCTTAATGTTCCATATACTTCATCTGTAGATATATGATGAAATCTACAGTCTTGATATTCTATTTTATAAGTAAATGGTTTTTCCATCCAATATTTTTTTGCTACATCTACAAGGGTATATGTTCCATTTACATTTGTTTGTACAAACACACCTGGATTTT
Coding sequences:
- a CDS encoding DegT/DnrJ/EryC1/StrS family aminotransferase translates to MINITKTYLPDKEKYKKYIDEIYENCWVTNNGTLVQKLEKRLAEYLGVKNIVLVSNGTVALEIAYRTLGLKGFVITTPFSFVATTSSLVTNQLLPIFADIEKNTFNINPKKIEKLITLNTSAILSVHVFGNACNVEKINKIASKYNLKVIYDAAHAFDVKYKEQSILNYGDISTLSFHATKLFHTIEGGALIINDDELVQKARYLINFGIKNEEEIPHLGTNAKMNEFEAAMGLCVLDDIEKIKNKRKSLIENYKKELKGLVQFQEQNNNATENYSYFPILFKSEKELLKIQKALNSEQIFPRRYFYPSLDTLEYIEPKQECKISRDISKRILCLPVFVELSLKEQEKIIDIIKDNL
- the rfbB gene encoding dTDP-glucose 4,6-dehydratase, whose protein sequence is MFNNKNKTILLTGTAGFIGSNFVPYFLEKYPNYNLVNLDLLTYAGDLENLKECELNPNYKFIKGDICNRELVEFIFSEYDIKGVIHFAAESHVDNSIKNPGVFVQTNVNGTYTLVDVAKKYWMEKPFTYKIEYQDCRFHHISTDEVYGTLSLDPNELFTEKTPYAPNSPYSASKASSDMIIRAYVETFGLNAVITNCSNNYGPKQHDEKLIPTIIRNALNNNPIPIYGDGKNIRDWLYVLDHCKGIDLVYHKGKKGETYNIGGRNERTNLQIVDRICTILDQQVPQPNFSYKSLITFVEDRAGHDRRYAIDASKLENELGWKADENFDSGIIKTIEWYLNKYGICK